A region from the Nostoc sp. HK-01 genome encodes:
- a CDS encoding NADH dehydrogenase: protein MIGKRQPEDNAVTSLLRKVTTLLTQGNIFMEVSGDKNKPHQVVIVGGGFGGLYTAKHLAKANVNVTLIDKRNFHLFQPLLYQVATGTLSPGDISSPLRAVFSKSKNTQVLLGEVSDIDPKAQKVMMGERVIPYDTLVVATGANHSYFGKDDWKDVAPGLKTVEDAIEMRRRIFGAFEAAEKETDPEKRRAWLTFVLVGGGPTGVELAGAIAELAYKTLKEDFRNIDTSETRILLLQGGDRILPHIAPELSEVAAQSLRKLGAVIHTNTRVTNIENDTVTFKQGGEVKEITTKTILWAAGVKASAMGQILAERTDVECDHAGRVIVEPNLTVRDYKNIFVVGDLANFSHQAMKPLPGVAPVAKQQGEYVAKLIQKRLKGHTLPQFHYNDVGSLAMIGQNLAVVDLGFIKLQGFLAWVFWLLVHIYFLIEFDTKLLVVFQWAWNYITRNRRSRLITGREAFVEVKPVSSGSH from the coding sequence GTGATAGGTAAACGGCAACCTGAAGATAATGCTGTTACATCTTTGTTAAGAAAAGTTACAACGCTCTTAACACAAGGAAATATTTTTATGGAAGTCTCAGGTGATAAAAATAAACCACATCAGGTAGTCATTGTAGGTGGTGGCTTTGGTGGATTATATACAGCAAAACATCTGGCTAAAGCTAACGTCAATGTTACTTTGATTGATAAACGTAACTTTCATTTATTTCAGCCACTTTTATATCAAGTTGCCACAGGTACTTTATCACCTGGAGACATTTCCTCACCATTAAGAGCCGTATTCAGCAAAAGCAAAAATACACAAGTGTTGCTGGGAGAAGTCAGCGATATTGATCCCAAAGCCCAAAAAGTGATGATGGGTGAGAGAGTAATACCCTATGACACATTAGTGGTTGCTACAGGTGCTAATCATTCCTATTTTGGGAAAGATGACTGGAAAGATGTTGCGCCTGGCTTAAAAACTGTGGAAGATGCGATTGAGATGCGCCGGCGGATATTTGGTGCATTTGAAGCCGCAGAAAAAGAAACTGATCCTGAAAAGCGCCGTGCTTGGTTGACTTTTGTGCTTGTGGGTGGTGGCCCTACAGGTGTAGAATTAGCCGGTGCGATCGCTGAATTAGCATACAAAACCCTCAAAGAAGATTTTCGCAACATCGACACCTCAGAAACCAGAATTTTATTGTTGCAAGGGGGCGATCGCATCCTCCCACACATTGCACCTGAATTATCGGAAGTAGCTGCACAATCTTTGCGGAAGTTGGGTGCAGTTATCCACACCAACACCAGGGTGACAAACATTGAAAATGACACCGTTACTTTCAAGCAAGGCGGCGAAGTTAAAGAAATTACCACAAAAACCATATTGTGGGCCGCAGGTGTCAAAGCTTCCGCAATGGGGCAAATCTTAGCAGAACGTACAGATGTAGAGTGCGACCACGCCGGACGTGTGATTGTCGAACCGAACTTGACTGTTAGGGACTATAAAAACATTTTTGTAGTTGGAGATTTAGCCAACTTTTCCCATCAAGCAATGAAACCCTTACCTGGTGTTGCACCCGTAGCCAAACAACAAGGTGAATATGTAGCTAAACTTATTCAAAAACGCCTTAAAGGTCATACTTTGCCACAATTCCATTACAACGATGTAGGTAGTTTGGCAATGATTGGGCAAAATTTGGCTGTTGTCGATTTAGGCTTTATCAAACTCCAAGGTTTCCTAGCTTGGGTATTTTGGCTATTAGTTCATATCTACTTCTTAATCGAGTTTGACACCAAATTACTAGTAGTATTTCAGTGGGCGTGGAATTATATTACTCGAAATCGTCGCTCTAGATTAATTACAGGTCGAGAAGCATTTGTTGAAGTAAAACCTGTCAGTAGTGGTAGTCATTAG